From a region of the Qipengyuania spongiae genome:
- the fliE gene encoding flagellar hook-basal body complex protein FliE: protein MNPVGGIGGGGSLEQIIALRQQIIDRSKVLQEVHQPKPASPTEATGTGAPSFGDSLKTALDNVNSVQAESSRMTAAYERGEETDIAKVMLARQEAGVAFEATLQVRNKLLAAYQETMRMGI, encoded by the coding sequence ATGAACCCGGTCGGCGGCATCGGGGGCGGCGGATCGCTCGAACAGATCATCGCTTTGCGCCAGCAGATCATCGACCGCTCGAAGGTCCTGCAGGAAGTCCACCAGCCCAAGCCCGCGAGCCCGACCGAAGCCACCGGAACCGGTGCGCCGAGCTTCGGCGATTCACTCAAGACCGCGCTCGACAACGTCAATTCGGTTCAGGCCGAATCGAGCCGGATGACCGCCGCTTACGAACGCGGCGAGGAAACCGATATCGCGAAGGTGATGCTTGCCCGGCAGGAAGCCGGAGTCGCCTTCGAGGCTACCCTTCAGGTGCGCAACAAGCTGCTGGCCGCGTACCAGGAAACCATGCGGATGGGGATCTGA
- a CDS encoding sigma-54 interaction domain-containing protein gives MDGITKTANFSRAHGTIDARMAGIASSLFMDRPVTLADESDRSSDLGGRAIRMARGDVPAIHTSGAGGTITYSDPIAESSIAALVAMTYAGEGPVAADPASLSIIALADRLARTDIPVLINGPTGTGKEVLSTFIHRRSERAEKPFIAVNCAAIPETMLEAMLFGHVKGSFTGANAAGEGFFRAADGGTLLLDEIAEMPLSLQAKLLRALQEGEVVPIGATRPVKVDVRIIACANRDLPHEVQEGRFRADLYYRLNVFPIEMLPLRERRADIAPLAFAMLLRHSAKGQRTPWIGDAALAALNNYAWPGNVRELENVMRRALLLAQGCATIGVEHIVFDMTARVVEKPAEPEIAAAPEGSAKLSKIVQISEARAIMDALESVGGHRANAARALGISERTLRYRLASFREAGIAVGAGR, from the coding sequence ATGGACGGAATTACGAAAACCGCGAATTTTTCGCGGGCTCACGGAACGATCGATGCGCGGATGGCGGGAATTGCCTCGTCCCTGTTCATGGACCGACCGGTGACTCTGGCCGACGAGAGCGATCGCTCTTCGGACCTTGGGGGCCGTGCGATCCGCATGGCGCGCGGCGACGTTCCCGCCATTCACACATCGGGTGCGGGCGGCACGATCACCTACAGCGATCCGATCGCCGAAAGCAGCATCGCCGCGCTCGTCGCGATGACCTATGCGGGCGAAGGCCCCGTCGCGGCCGATCCCGCATCGCTTTCGATCATCGCGCTGGCTGACCGGCTCGCCCGCACCGACATTCCAGTGCTGATCAACGGGCCGACCGGCACCGGCAAGGAAGTGCTGTCCACTTTCATCCACCGCCGCAGCGAGCGTGCGGAGAAGCCCTTCATCGCGGTCAACTGCGCCGCGATCCCCGAGACCATGCTCGAAGCCATGCTGTTCGGCCATGTGAAGGGCTCGTTTACCGGCGCCAACGCGGCCGGCGAGGGCTTCTTCCGCGCGGCCGATGGCGGCACGCTGCTGCTCGACGAGATCGCGGAGATGCCGCTTTCGCTCCAGGCGAAGCTGCTGCGCGCGCTGCAGGAAGGCGAAGTGGTGCCGATCGGCGCGACCCGCCCGGTCAAGGTGGACGTGCGCATCATCGCCTGCGCCAACCGCGATCTGCCGCACGAGGTTCAGGAAGGCCGCTTCCGCGCCGACCTTTACTATCGCCTCAATGTCTTCCCCATCGAGATGCTGCCGTTGCGCGAACGCCGCGCGGATATTGCGCCGCTCGCTTTCGCCATGCTGCTGCGCCACTCGGCCAAGGGTCAGCGTACGCCGTGGATCGGCGATGCCGCTCTCGCCGCGCTCAACAACTATGCCTGGCCGGGCAATGTCCGCGAGCTCGAGAACGTGATGCGCCGCGCGCTTCTCTTGGCGCAGGGCTGCGCGACGATCGGCGTAGAGCACATCGTGTTCGACATGACCGCCCGCGTCGTCGAGAAACCGGCCGAACCCGAAATCGCCGCCGCGCCCGAAGGATCGGCCAAGCTGTCCAAGATCGTCCAGATCTCGGAAGCGCGCGCGATCATGGACGCATTGGAATCGGTCGGTGGCCACCGGGCCAACGCCGCCCGTGCACTGGGCATCAGCGAGCGCACCCTGCGCTATCGCCTCGCTTCCTTCCGTGAAGCCGGTATCGCCGTGGGAGCCGGACGATGA
- a CDS encoding DUF2474 domain-containing protein — translation MSRSQPDTAPEAPLWKRLAWIAGIWAASVGVLGIVAYGIRLWLKA, via the coding sequence TTGAGCCGCTCCCAGCCCGACACCGCACCCGAAGCGCCGCTCTGGAAGCGCCTCGCTTGGATCGCAGGGATTTGGGCGGCCAGCGTCGGCGTGCTAGGCATCGTCGCCTACGGTATAAGGCTCTGGCTGAAGGCCTAG
- a CDS encoding flagellin, which translates to MNVINTNISALKASNASNQAGKALGTAMERLSTGKRINSARDDAAGLAIATSMTSQVRGMNQGIRNANDGISMAQTAEGALNEVTNMLQRMRELQVQNDNGTYSTDDKKNITAEQTALAEQISSVVKNTQFNGTNLFNAATTVTIQAGANASDTIDLEFRDLTATFAAGPPATGSQLGGIIDFANDTLATGVDLDAFDEALKDVSTIRAGLGAAQNRLESAVNSLSNNITNLSDARSRIEDTDYSAETTALAKSQILSQASSAMLAQANQSQQNVLSLLR; encoded by the coding sequence ATGAACGTGATCAACACCAACATCAGCGCGCTGAAGGCATCGAACGCCTCGAACCAGGCCGGCAAGGCGCTGGGCACCGCGATGGAACGCCTGTCGACCGGCAAGCGCATCAACTCCGCAAGGGACGACGCCGCCGGCCTCGCCATCGCCACCAGTATGACCTCGCAGGTGCGCGGCATGAATCAGGGCATCCGCAACGCCAATGACGGTATTTCGATGGCGCAAACCGCCGAAGGCGCGCTTAACGAAGTCACCAATATGCTCCAGCGTATGCGTGAACTGCAGGTTCAGAACGACAACGGCACCTACTCTACCGACGATAAAAAGAACATCACCGCTGAACAGACCGCCCTTGCAGAACAAATTTCATCGGTTGTAAAAAACACACAGTTCAACGGAACGAACCTTTTCAATGCCGCAACAACGGTGACGATCCAGGCCGGTGCCAACGCGAGCGATACTATCGACTTGGAGTTCCGCGATCTCACCGCTACTTTTGCGGCTGGTCCGCCGGCCACCGGATCGCAGCTTGGAGGTATCATCGATTTTGCGAACGATACGCTAGCCACCGGCGTTGATCTTGATGCATTTGACGAGGCGCTGAAGGATGTATCGACGATCCGTGCTGGCCTAGGTGCTGCACAGAACCGCTTAGAATCAGCGGTGAACAGCTTGAGCAACAACATCACCAACCTGTCGGACGCGCGTTCGCGGATCGAGGACACCGACTATTCGGCCGAGACGACCGCGCTCGCCAAGTCGCAGATCCTGAGCCAGGCTTCGAGCGCCATGCTCGCCCAGGCGAACCAGAGCCAGCAGAACGTCCTCTCGCTTCTGCGCTGA
- the cydB gene encoding cytochrome d ubiquinol oxidase subunit II, translating to MNIDLTIVWAFIIAFAVFAYVVMDGFDLGIGILFPTFEVGPERDRAMNSIAPVWDGNETWLVLGGGGLFAAFPLAYAVILPATYPLIIAMLLGLVFRGVAFEYRWRDPGHRRLWDTAFTGGSLVAAMAQGMTLGAMLQGIEVVDRAYAGSWWDWLTPYTLLTGIGTVAGYALLGATWLVWKLDGESQNHSRRLAKRAALATLVLMGAVSLYNVFLNAEYAARWLTAPEIWFAAPVPILTGIVAIALLRALSVARHSKPFWLSLMLFFFGMAGLGFTIWPNVIPPDVTIWEAAAPERSQIFMLVGVAITLPLILAYTAWAYWVFRGKVGHEGYH from the coding sequence ATGAACATCGACCTCACGATCGTCTGGGCCTTCATCATCGCCTTCGCGGTCTTCGCCTATGTCGTGATGGACGGGTTCGACCTCGGCATCGGGATCCTGTTCCCCACATTCGAGGTCGGGCCGGAGCGCGACCGCGCGATGAACTCCATCGCGCCGGTATGGGACGGTAACGAGACATGGCTGGTGCTGGGCGGCGGGGGGTTGTTCGCCGCCTTTCCGCTGGCTTATGCGGTGATCCTGCCCGCGACCTATCCGCTGATCATCGCCATGCTGCTCGGCCTCGTCTTCCGCGGCGTCGCCTTCGAATATCGCTGGCGCGATCCCGGCCATCGCCGGTTGTGGGACACCGCCTTCACCGGCGGCAGCCTGGTTGCCGCGATGGCGCAGGGGATGACGCTTGGCGCCATGTTGCAAGGCATAGAGGTGGTCGACCGCGCCTATGCCGGAAGCTGGTGGGACTGGCTGACCCCCTATACGCTGCTGACCGGGATCGGCACCGTGGCAGGATACGCGCTTCTGGGCGCGACCTGGCTGGTGTGGAAGCTCGACGGGGAAAGCCAGAACCACTCGCGCCGTCTGGCCAAGCGGGCCGCCTTGGCGACGCTGGTTCTGATGGGCGCAGTCAGTCTCTACAACGTCTTCCTCAACGCCGAATACGCCGCGCGCTGGCTCACGGCGCCGGAAATCTGGTTCGCCGCGCCGGTGCCGATCCTGACCGGCATCGTGGCGATCGCCTTGCTGCGGGCGCTTTCGGTGGCGCGGCATTCCAAGCCCTTCTGGCTCAGCCTGATGCTGTTCTTTTTCGGCATGGCGGGGCTGGGCTTCACCATCTGGCCCAACGTCATCCCGCCCGACGTCACCATCTGGGAAGCCGCCGCGCCCGAGCGCAGCCAGATTTTCATGCTGGTGGGCGTGGCCATCACGCTGCCGCTGATCCTCGCCTACACCGCCTGGGCCTATTGGGTGTTTCGCGGCAAGGTCGGGCACGAGGGTTACCATTGA
- a CDS encoding bifunctional 4-hydroxy-2-oxoglutarate aldolase/2-dehydro-3-deoxy-phosphogluconate aldolase, whose product MTTHAQISSQLERAPIVPLVSGDDPDTAVRTAEALRDGGLGVIEVVLRSAGAQRCMEAIVERVEGVIVGAGTVLALDQARSVEASGAQFVVCPGLVDAIAEHCLARDMPCFPGTVTAGEVQRAHAIGLRVVKFFPASLAGGIPMLKAFGSVFRDMRFMPTGGISPDNLGEFLALPQVLACGGSWLTPDDAIAAGDYAKITRLAEQAVTIARQVR is encoded by the coding sequence TTGACCACACACGCCCAAATCTCCTCGCAGCTCGAACGCGCGCCGATCGTGCCGTTGGTCTCGGGCGACGATCCGGACACCGCCGTCCGCACGGCAGAGGCCCTGCGCGACGGGGGGCTCGGCGTGATCGAGGTGGTCCTGCGCAGCGCGGGCGCCCAGCGCTGCATGGAAGCGATCGTCGAACGGGTCGAAGGCGTGATCGTCGGCGCGGGCACCGTTCTCGCGCTGGATCAGGCGCGTTCGGTCGAGGCGAGCGGCGCGCAATTCGTCGTCTGCCCCGGTCTCGTCGACGCCATCGCCGAACATTGCCTTGCGCGGGACATGCCCTGTTTCCCCGGCACCGTGACCGCGGGCGAGGTCCAGCGCGCCCATGCGATCGGCCTGCGCGTGGTGAAGTTCTTCCCGGCAAGCCTTGCCGGCGGAATCCCGATGCTGAAAGCGTTCGGGTCGGTGTTCCGCGACATGCGCTTCATGCCGACGGGCGGCATTTCGCCCGACAATCTCGGCGAATTCCTCGCTTTGCCGCAAGTCCTCGCCTGCGGGGGCAGCTGGCTGACGCCGGACGATGCGATCGCCGCGGGCGATTACGCAAAGATCACCCGGCTCGCGGAACAGGCCGTGACGATCGCCCGGCAGGTTCGCTGA
- a CDS encoding LuxR C-terminal-related transcriptional regulator, which produces MDGHKFLIVDTDYQKRNSLAQALSQKGYVVQVDNVAELGNPSFDQAFVFVADALIADGKTCRALQEAGIFYPVIAYGPAPSLSRVIERLHGPCAGYVAWPGEEDEVWNTLTTLIRTSAVEMRRRTTEARARRKMAQLTPRERQVALGIRDGLSSKELAIPLGISFRTVELHRANIMEKFGTSKISTVMRIIVEAGEMDGFGDDEGEMVSPR; this is translated from the coding sequence GTGGACGGCCACAAATTCCTCATCGTCGACACGGACTACCAGAAGCGCAATTCGCTGGCTCAGGCGCTGTCGCAAAAAGGTTACGTGGTTCAGGTCGACAATGTCGCCGAACTGGGCAACCCATCGTTCGACCAGGCCTTCGTGTTCGTGGCGGACGCTCTGATCGCGGATGGCAAGACCTGCCGCGCCTTGCAGGAAGCCGGGATCTTCTACCCCGTCATTGCCTACGGCCCCGCCCCCTCGCTCAGCCGGGTGATCGAACGGCTCCACGGCCCCTGTGCGGGTTACGTCGCATGGCCGGGCGAGGAGGACGAGGTGTGGAACACGCTGACGACGCTCATTCGGACCTCGGCCGTCGAGATGCGCCGCCGGACGACCGAGGCCCGCGCCCGGCGCAAGATGGCACAGCTGACCCCGAGAGAGCGGCAGGTCGCGCTTGGTATCCGTGACGGGCTGTCGAGCAAGGAACTCGCCATACCGCTCGGCATCAGCTTCCGCACGGTGGAATTGCACCGCGCCAATATCATGGAGAAATTCGGCACCTCGAAGATTTCGACCGTGATGAGAATCATCGTCGAGGCGGGGGAGATGGACGGGTTCGGGGACGACGAAGGCGAAATGGTTTCGCCGCGATAG
- a CDS encoding DEAD/DEAH box helicase, with product MSFTDLPASLASALAERGYETPTPVQQAVLEPEAHGRDLIVSAQTGSGKTIAFGLAFAAQVLDDEGRIRSTEAPLALVIAPTRELALQVSRELDWLYRPAGARIASCVGGMNAQQERRALRGGANIVVGTPGRLRDHLERGALDLSGLGAVVLDEADEMLDMGFREELEHILDATPDGRRVLMFSATMPRPIEAMARRYQHEALRIATAGAARGHGDISYQAVTVSPSEIENAVVNLLRFHEAETAILFCATREKVRHLHATLQERGFGVVALSGEHSQSERNQALQALRDGRARVCVATDVAARGIDLPGLSLVIHVEIPRDAETLQHRSGRTGRAGRKGIAVILVPYPRRKRVESMLRHAKINAEWVPAPDRDAIIAQDRARLLEALMQPVEAGEADRALAETLLERRSASEIATMLVQTHRARMPEPEELLVNSAEAHRNAQKEKHRPGFDDVVWFRMDIGRRQNADPRWVLPILCRRGHVTRNEIGAIRIGQHETYFQIPSNVADNFARAAARTAGDDGDGSDLTIERSNAPPRAEARVNKGKKRPANRPAPPPRYHQRRSRKG from the coding sequence ATGTCCTTTACCGATCTTCCCGCCAGCCTCGCCAGCGCCCTTGCCGAACGCGGTTACGAGACCCCGACACCGGTGCAGCAGGCCGTCCTCGAGCCGGAGGCGCATGGCCGCGACCTGATCGTCTCGGCCCAGACGGGTTCGGGAAAGACCATCGCCTTCGGCCTCGCCTTCGCCGCGCAGGTGCTGGACGATGAGGGCCGCATACGCTCGACCGAGGCGCCGCTGGCGCTGGTGATCGCGCCGACGCGCGAGCTGGCGCTTCAGGTCAGTCGCGAACTCGACTGGCTCTATCGTCCGGCCGGCGCACGGATCGCATCCTGTGTCGGCGGCATGAACGCGCAGCAGGAACGCCGCGCGCTGCGGGGCGGTGCCAACATTGTCGTCGGCACGCCCGGGCGCCTGCGCGACCATCTCGAGCGTGGTGCGCTCGACCTGTCGGGCCTCGGCGCGGTGGTGCTCGACGAGGCGGACGAGATGCTCGACATGGGCTTCCGCGAGGAGCTCGAGCATATTCTCGACGCGACGCCGGACGGGCGGCGGGTGCTGATGTTCTCCGCCACCATGCCGCGGCCGATCGAGGCGATGGCGCGCCGCTATCAGCACGAGGCCCTGCGCATCGCCACCGCCGGCGCGGCGCGCGGGCATGGGGACATCTCCTATCAGGCCGTCACGGTATCGCCCTCGGAGATCGAGAATGCGGTGGTGAACCTGCTGCGCTTTCACGAAGCGGAAACCGCGATCCTGTTCTGCGCCACGCGCGAGAAAGTGCGGCACCTCCACGCGACCTTGCAGGAGCGCGGTTTTGGCGTCGTCGCGCTGTCGGGCGAGCATTCGCAGTCGGAGCGAAACCAGGCGCTTCAGGCTTTGCGCGACGGGCGGGCGAGAGTCTGCGTCGCCACCGACGTTGCCGCGCGCGGGATCGACCTGCCCGGCCTTAGCCTGGTGATCCATGTCGAGATTCCGCGCGATGCCGAGACGTTGCAGCACCGTTCGGGGCGAACGGGCCGCGCGGGCCGCAAGGGAATCGCGGTCATCCTCGTCCCCTATCCGCGGCGCAAGCGGGTCGAGAGCATGCTGCGTCATGCCAAGATCAACGCCGAATGGGTCCCCGCCCCCGACCGCGACGCCATTATCGCGCAGGACCGCGCCCGCCTGCTCGAAGCGCTGATGCAGCCGGTCGAGGCGGGCGAGGCGGATCGCGCGCTTGCCGAGACGCTGCTCGAGCGGCGCAGCGCGAGCGAGATCGCCACCATGCTGGTCCAGACGCACCGCGCGCGGATGCCCGAGCCCGAGGAACTGCTGGTCAATTCCGCCGAAGCGCATCGCAACGCGCAGAAGGAAAAGCACCGCCCCGGCTTCGACGACGTCGTCTGGTTCCGCATGGATATCGGCCGCCGCCAGAACGCCGATCCGCGCTGGGTCCTGCCGATCCTGTGCCGCCGGGGCCACGTGACCCGCAACGAGATCGGCGCCATCCGCATCGGCCAGCACGAAACCTATTTCCAGATTCCCAGCAACGTGGCGGACAATTTCGCGCGAGCCGCCGCCCGGACCGCAGGCGACGATGGCGATGGCAGCGATTTGACGATCGAACGCTCTAATGCTCCGCCCCGGGCCGAGGCGCGGGTGAACAAGGGCAAGAAGCGCCCTGCCAATCGCCCCGCACCGCCTCCGCGCTATCACCAGCGCCGAAGCCGGAAAGGCTGA
- a CDS encoding cytochrome ubiquinol oxidase subunit I, whose product MFDQLDALLLARIQFAFTVSFHFIFPAFSIGLASFLAVLEGLWLKTGKQLYLDLFKYWLKIFAIAFAMGVVSGIVMSYQFGTNWSVFSDVTGPVLGPLMAYEVLTAFFLEAGFLGVMLFGMERVGRKLHFAATLMVAVGTTISAFWILSVNSWMQTPVGFEMGANGQFLPGPSWWTIVFNPSFPYRLVHTVLAAFLTTAFVVGGVGAWHLLKDRGNLHARKMFSMAMWMAALVVPVQIVAGDMHGLNTLEHQPQKVMAMEGHYQSHPDGAPLILFGIPDSEAREVRYAIEIPKASSLILKHDPDAPLAGLDTIPLDEQPPVGIVFWSFRIMVGLGFAMLGVGLWSLLARWRGKLYDWPWLHRAALVMAPSGFVAVIAGWITTEVGRQPYVVYNLLRTADAASPLDAPAVGASLLAFVVVYFFVFGAGVWYILHLMHKSPHPGEFGVKRGDKGPIRTAGITPGPTQDPTDGSRRDLSGDKREPEERP is encoded by the coding sequence ATGTTCGATCAGTTAGACGCTCTGCTGCTCGCCCGCATCCAGTTCGCCTTCACGGTGAGCTTTCACTTCATCTTTCCCGCCTTCTCGATCGGGCTGGCGAGCTTTCTCGCCGTGCTGGAAGGGCTGTGGCTGAAGACCGGCAAGCAGCTCTATCTCGACCTGTTCAAATACTGGCTGAAGATCTTCGCCATCGCCTTCGCCATGGGCGTCGTCAGCGGGATCGTGATGTCCTACCAGTTCGGCACCAACTGGTCGGTCTTCTCGGATGTGACCGGCCCGGTCCTCGGCCCGCTGATGGCCTACGAGGTGCTGACGGCCTTCTTCCTCGAAGCGGGTTTTCTCGGCGTAATGCTGTTCGGAATGGAACGGGTCGGCCGGAAACTGCACTTCGCCGCCACGCTGATGGTGGCGGTGGGCACGACCATTTCCGCCTTCTGGATCCTCAGCGTCAACAGCTGGATGCAGACGCCGGTCGGCTTCGAGATGGGCGCGAACGGCCAGTTCCTGCCCGGCCCCAGCTGGTGGACGATCGTGTTCAATCCCAGCTTTCCCTATCGCCTCGTCCACACCGTGCTGGCGGCCTTCCTCACCACCGCCTTCGTGGTCGGAGGCGTCGGCGCGTGGCACCTGCTGAAGGATCGCGGCAATCTCCATGCCCGCAAGATGTTCTCGATGGCGATGTGGATGGCCGCGCTCGTGGTCCCGGTGCAGATCGTCGCCGGCGACATGCACGGCCTCAACACACTGGAGCATCAGCCGCAGAAGGTGATGGCCATGGAAGGCCATTACCAGAGCCATCCCGACGGCGCACCGCTGATTCTGTTCGGCATCCCCGACAGCGAGGCGCGCGAAGTGCGCTACGCGATCGAGATACCCAAGGCTTCCAGCCTGATCCTCAAGCACGATCCGGATGCGCCGCTGGCCGGGCTGGACACGATCCCTCTCGATGAACAGCCGCCGGTGGGCATCGTTTTCTGGAGCTTCCGCATCATGGTCGGGCTCGGCTTCGCCATGCTCGGGGTGGGGCTATGGAGCCTGCTCGCACGCTGGCGCGGCAAGCTCTACGATTGGCCGTGGCTGCACCGCGCGGCACTGGTCATGGCGCCGTCCGGCTTCGTCGCCGTGATAGCGGGCTGGATCACCACCGAGGTCGGGCGCCAGCCTTACGTCGTCTACAACCTCCTGCGCACCGCCGATGCTGCCAGCCCGCTCGACGCGCCGGCGGTCGGCGCGTCGCTGCTGGCTTTCGTCGTCGTCTACTTCTTCGTCTTCGGCGCAGGCGTGTGGTACATCCTGCACCTGATGCACAAGAGCCCGCACCCCGGAGAGTTCGGCGTCAAGCGTGGCGACAAAGGCCCGATCCGCACTGCCGGGATCACGCCGGGGCCGACCCAGGACCCGACCGACGGGAGCCGTCGCGACCTGTCGGGCGACAAGCGAGAGCCGGAGGAACGGCCATGA
- the fliF gene encoding flagellar basal-body MS-ring/collar protein FliF, translating into MNSLVPAGNAGSGTLLPLGGEGGSFGERVKGFAAQPSVRKMLPWFAGTAGLGLMALTWAVLSPAPQRVLYSSLDDAERASVVATLDQAGIDYTIDNNSGALTVGEDDVYRARMLVASDGSLGAPESGTDLIENLPMGASRTLEGDRLRAAQERELMLTIMEIDGVEAVRVHIAKAERSVFVREDVDPSASIMVRMARGRQLSDGQVTAIANLVAGSVPGLGIDAVKVVDQHGKLLTEARDPNSGRLDLQAQMEAKLNAQVSQLLSPMFGSDGFTAQVQVDLDMAEVTSARESYDKDGTVRRETTQQSQSTGGAAGGIPGVLANTPPAEGEARQGAPEDAEGAGAAEGVGESSATRVYELGREVSVSNLSPGSIKYLSVAVAIDQAALAKASAADINKVKQLVSAAVGAREDRGDTVTVVMRAFENVEAEEVPFYETSWFGMAVRNGVAILAVLLVLLLAVRPAIKALRRPDQTGALADQGEDVPVIEGGEITGTAVPFDREALDGQIELAQRIARENPDDAVLALRRLLAEDPRSGAVA; encoded by the coding sequence ATGAACAGTCTGGTTCCAGCGGGTAACGCGGGGTCCGGTACCCTGCTGCCCCTCGGCGGAGAGGGGGGATCGTTCGGCGAGCGGGTGAAGGGTTTCGCCGCGCAGCCTTCGGTTCGCAAGATGCTGCCCTGGTTCGCCGGGACGGCGGGTCTCGGCCTGATGGCGCTGACCTGGGCGGTGCTCTCGCCCGCGCCGCAGCGCGTGCTCTATTCCTCGCTCGACGATGCCGAACGCGCCAGCGTGGTCGCGACGCTCGATCAGGCGGGGATCGACTACACGATCGACAACAATAGCGGCGCGCTGACCGTGGGCGAGGACGATGTCTATCGCGCGCGGATGCTGGTGGCTTCCGACGGTTCGCTCGGCGCCCCCGAGAGCGGCACCGACCTCATCGAGAACCTGCCGATGGGCGCCAGCCGCACGCTCGAGGGCGATCGCCTGCGCGCGGCGCAGGAACGCGAGCTGATGCTGACGATCATGGAGATCGACGGGGTCGAGGCGGTCCGCGTCCATATCGCCAAGGCCGAACGCTCCGTTTTCGTGCGCGAGGATGTCGATCCATCCGCATCGATCATGGTCCGCATGGCGCGCGGACGGCAATTGTCCGACGGGCAGGTGACCGCCATCGCCAATCTCGTCGCCGGATCGGTCCCGGGGCTCGGCATCGATGCGGTCAAGGTCGTCGATCAGCACGGCAAGCTGCTGACCGAAGCGCGCGACCCGAACAGCGGCCGGCTCGATCTGCAGGCGCAGATGGAAGCCAAGCTCAACGCGCAGGTTTCCCAACTTCTCTCGCCGATGTTCGGCAGCGACGGCTTCACCGCGCAGGTCCAGGTCGATCTCGACATGGCCGAAGTGACTTCCGCGCGCGAGAGCTACGACAAGGACGGCACGGTCCGCCGCGAGACCACGCAGCAGTCGCAGTCCACCGGCGGTGCCGCGGGCGGCATACCCGGCGTCCTCGCCAACACGCCGCCCGCCGAAGGCGAGGCTCGGCAGGGCGCGCCCGAGGACGCGGAGGGCGCAGGCGCCGCGGAAGGTGTCGGCGAGAGCAGCGCGACGCGGGTCTACGAACTGGGCCGCGAGGTCTCGGTCTCGAACCTGTCGCCCGGCTCGATCAAATATCTCTCGGTCGCGGTCGCCATCGACCAGGCGGCGCTGGCCAAGGCGAGCGCGGCGGACATCAACAAGGTCAAGCAACTCGTCAGCGCCGCCGTCGGCGCGCGCGAGGATCGCGGAGACACGGTCACGGTGGTGATGCGGGCCTTCGAGAATGTCGAGGCCGAGGAGGTCCCGTTCTACGAGACCAGCTGGTTCGGCATGGCGGTGCGCAACGGGGTCGCGATCCTGGCCGTGCTGCTTGTCCTGCTGCTCGCCGTTCGTCCGGCGATCAAGGCGCTGCGTCGTCCGGATCAAACCGGTGCCCTGGCCGATCAGGGCGAGGATGTTCCGGTTATTGAGGGTGGGGAGATCACCGGAACCGCCGTGCCCTTCGACCGCGAGGCGCTCGACGGACAGATCGAACTTGCCCAGCGTATCGCGCGGGAAAATCCCGATGATGCCGTCCTCGCCCTGAGGCGCCTGCTCGCCGAAGATCCGCGTTCGGGAGCCGTGGCATGA